One Thermofilum pendens Hrk 5 DNA segment encodes these proteins:
- a CDS encoding NEW3 domain-containing protein has product MSRRKLALVALVSLAFVLAASIPSYPQSNVFFFGKVVDESGAPVGLAEITVYKGNSIVTFTRTSPDGSFNLYVPVGSYTFLVYKKGYAPIYMTLEVTPEKGGSLGVLVLKKGVTVVPDVTSVYTSQGDTVRIPVKVFNKCLDPVLVSFSIEVPQGWRAYFVGPNNLVASDFYIEAGSNRSLVFVVEVPLNASEKESVRVSFTWFNLSGHVDFTFTVRQREWRLLELPTTSVKSFPGGQLSIPINVSTPFSYEATVTLSVFAPSNFIASLVDENGLTVQSVTVRPGEKRRLQLVIYVPPTARISTYSLRVVARSGPLQSIVNLDVIVESAYDLLKISPGATSINVTSGSTVTFRVALKNEGNMPTVALLRVQTSSPLLRAYTSVSGEPVASLYLVPGEEKALALIVEVDPSTPSGIYLVSLRANGTTSTAEQSFLVRVTGTRKIVISNIIFQVTGAPGMTTTYKLGLVNAGNTPLNNVMVQVEAPSGGFEVTVHPSTLALPPNSTASVDISILIPSNASEGFYNLPIHVVAGDIRLDRVLVLEVRGEQGLGFTYIATGLFLLSLTVVSYSKRQRRARG; this is encoded by the coding sequence ATGTCTAGGAGAAAGTTAGCCCTGGTCGCGCTCGTATCCCTAGCCTTCGTGCTAGCCGCATCTATTCCTTCGTATCCGCAGTCGAATGTATTCTTCTTTGGGAAGGTGGTCGACGAGAGCGGGGCGCCGGTAGGGCTTGCGGAGATAACGGTGTACAAGGGGAACTCCATAGTTACATTCACCAGAACCTCGCCTGACGGTAGCTTCAACCTCTACGTACCAGTGGGAAGCTACACGTTTCTGGTATACAAGAAGGGCTACGCGCCCATCTACATGACCCTCGAGGTAACCCCTGAGAAAGGGGGGAGCCTCGGCGTACTGGTTCTGAAGAAAGGAGTAACCGTAGTACCCGATGTAACGTCTGTTTATACTTCTCAGGGAGATACCGTCAGAATACCGGTAAAAGTGTTCAACAAGTGTCTCGACCCTGTTCTCGTAAGCTTCTCCATCGAGGTCCCCCAGGGCTGGAGAGCCTACTTCGTGGGACCAAACAACCTAGTAGCCTCCGATTTCTACATAGAAGCAGGTAGCAACAGGAGCCTGGTGTTCGTGGTAGAAGTGCCTCTAAACGCCAGCGAAAAGGAGAGCGTGAGAGTTTCCTTTACTTGGTTTAACCTCTCGGGACACGTTGACTTCACGTTTACGGTTAGGCAACGCGAGTGGAGGCTCTTAGAGCTACCTACCACATCGGTGAAAAGCTTTCCTGGAGGGCAACTGTCGATACCCATAAACGTGTCTACGCCGTTCAGCTACGAGGCTACCGTAACCCTCTCGGTGTTTGCGCCGAGCAACTTCATAGCCTCCTTGGTCGACGAGAACGGCTTGACTGTGCAGTCTGTAACGGTGAGGCCGGGGGAGAAGCGCAGGCTTCAACTAGTGATATACGTGCCGCCCACGGCGAGGATTTCTACGTACAGCTTAAGGGTAGTGGCGAGGTCCGGACCTCTTCAAAGCATCGTGAACCTCGACGTCATAGTAGAAAGCGCCTACGACCTCCTCAAGATAAGCCCAGGCGCGACGAGCATTAACGTGACCTCGGGTTCAACCGTTACCTTCAGGGTAGCCTTGAAGAACGAAGGCAACATGCCTACAGTCGCGTTGCTAAGGGTTCAGACGAGCTCTCCACTGCTCAGGGCGTACACCTCCGTATCGGGCGAGCCCGTGGCCTCACTCTACCTGGTGCCCGGAGAAGAGAAAGCCTTAGCCTTGATAGTAGAAGTTGACCCCTCCACGCCCTCCGGGATATACCTCGTATCCCTACGCGCGAACGGCACTACGAGTACTGCGGAGCAAAGCTTCCTGGTAAGAGTGACCGGCACAAGGAAGATCGTAATTTCCAACATAATCTTCCAGGTTACCGGCGCTCCAGGAATGACGACTACGTACAAGCTAGGGCTGGTGAACGCTGGGAACACCCCATTGAATAACGTTATGGTTCAAGTGGAGGCTCCGAGCGGCGGATTCGAAGTAACGGTGCATCCCTCCACACTGGCTTTACCGCCTAACTCCACCGCAAGCGTAGACATATCGATACTTATCCCCTCGAACGCTAGCGAGGGGTTCTACAACCTACCCATACACGTGGTGGCAGGCGACATCAGGCTGGACAGAGTTCTCGTGCTCGAAGTTAGGGGGGAACAAGGACTAGGCTTCACGTATATTGCAACCGGGCTCTTCCTCTTGAGTTTAACGGTGGTTTCCTACTCTAAGAGGCAGAGGAGAGCCAGGGGGTAG
- a CDS encoding ferredoxin — protein sequence MAKLKVTIDRDQCISDMACVSLCPEVFEMNEEDGKSSIVAKYRVGNNLGEGLVPGELEDCVKSAAEACPVSIIHVEKVE from the coding sequence ATGGCAAAATTAAAGGTCACGATAGATAGGGACCAGTGCATATCCGACATGGCCTGCGTAAGCCTCTGCCCCGAAGTTTTCGAGATGAACGAGGAGGACGGGAAGAGCTCCATCGTTGCTAAGTACCGCGTTGGGAACAACCTCGGGGAAGGGCTAGTACCGGGAGAGCTCGAGGACTGCGTGAAGAGCGCCGCAGAGGCTTGCCCCGTCTCGATTATACACGTAGAGAAAGTAGAATAG
- the ileS gene encoding isoleucine--tRNA ligase, which produces MVKVRSLEQRFEPKKYEEEVLKFWDSAKVYDKVRESLKNSKRKYYFLDGPPYPSSSIPHVGTLWNKILKDAIIRFHRASGYSVHDQPGYDCHGLPIEVQIERKLGFKSKKDIEEFGVEKFVEECKSFALQNVEGLSRSFKDFGVSMDWDKPYLTMTDEYIESAWWLVKKAEEKGLLDYGLKVVHWCPRCETTLADYEVTEYRDLEDPSIYVKFPLKDNPKKHLLIWTTTPWTLPANVAVMVNPDLEYSWVDVGGEEVLVATERVEAVMKEAGIESYRVTGKVMGRELEGLRYVHPLEEEVDVQRKLKDAHRVVLSKEYVSAAEGTGLVHMATGHGEEDYKVGVQYGLPVFSLVDDKGFMEREAGKYAGIYHRDANKLIVDDLRSKGFLFHEGRIKHRYPVCWRCKTPLVLRATRQWYIRVTQLKERFLEEAGNVDWVPKWAGYSRFRNWLEGLRDWIISRQRYWGTPAPIWVCGSCGHRVVVGSKDELERFAGRKLELRDLHRPWVDQVVLKCPKCGGEMRRVPDVLDVWLDSGVAFYASLGYPKNEEKFRELMPVDLIIEGHDQIAGWFFSLLRCGLIAFDRSPYLRVLMHGFALDEQGREMHKSLGNYVEPRQVLEYEYGSRDVFRWFVLKNTVWEDLRFSWRGLEETYSDLNILWNVYYFATMYMSLDGFDPALHRLEDYLDRLKPEDRWILSRLGKLASTVTSSFKELNVHKAARDIRNFVVEDLSHWYVRLVRPRVWLEEDVEEKKLAYVTLYHVLLNLLVLASPILPFTTEKIYRDAFYGEGLPESIHMYSWPSGLERFIDEKVESEMSVAREIVEVALSLRMRKGVKIRQPLPALYVLTDSPDAKNAVEKLRHIISSQVNVKEVKVLESSRVRDYRRYKLTPVYRALGPVFKSEAGLVAEKISSMSDQAFIEELLRNGSAEVEVNGKRYRVTSEMVQVSEEWLEGFFGDSFSHGFVVLDLRASERELAEGFARDLLRRIQYMRKELSLPVNAEIDVSIWVPADMRKYVEEYSGFLKSEARCRNLALAESAEGVAGDYRREWEIGDFKVVIGLRRV; this is translated from the coding sequence ATGGTTAAGGTGCGAAGCTTAGAGCAGAGGTTCGAGCCTAAAAAATACGAGGAAGAGGTGCTGAAGTTCTGGGATAGTGCAAAGGTGTACGACAAGGTAAGAGAGAGCCTCAAGAACTCTAAGAGGAAGTACTACTTCCTCGACGGGCCGCCCTACCCCTCGAGCAGCATTCCCCACGTAGGCACGCTTTGGAACAAAATCCTCAAGGACGCTATTATAAGGTTCCATAGGGCAAGCGGGTATAGCGTACACGACCAGCCTGGGTACGACTGCCACGGGCTTCCCATAGAGGTTCAAATCGAGCGAAAACTCGGGTTCAAGAGCAAGAAGGATATCGAAGAGTTCGGAGTTGAGAAGTTCGTAGAAGAGTGCAAGAGCTTTGCCTTGCAGAACGTGGAGGGGCTTAGCCGTAGCTTCAAGGACTTCGGAGTATCGATGGACTGGGATAAGCCGTACCTTACCATGACGGATGAATACATAGAGAGCGCGTGGTGGCTCGTGAAGAAAGCCGAGGAGAAGGGGTTGCTGGACTACGGGTTGAAGGTTGTGCACTGGTGCCCTAGGTGCGAGACTACGCTTGCCGACTACGAGGTTACCGAGTACAGGGATCTCGAAGATCCCTCTATCTACGTTAAGTTCCCCCTGAAGGACAACCCGAAGAAACACCTCTTGATCTGGACGACTACGCCTTGGACTCTCCCCGCGAACGTAGCTGTGATGGTAAACCCCGACCTCGAGTACTCCTGGGTCGACGTGGGCGGCGAAGAGGTCCTCGTAGCCACAGAGAGAGTGGAGGCCGTAATGAAGGAGGCCGGCATAGAGAGCTACAGAGTGACAGGGAAGGTTATGGGTAGAGAGCTCGAAGGGCTACGCTACGTTCACCCTCTGGAAGAAGAGGTGGACGTACAGAGAAAGCTTAAGGACGCTCATAGGGTGGTTCTGTCCAAAGAGTACGTCTCCGCCGCGGAGGGTACAGGGCTCGTACACATGGCGACGGGGCACGGCGAGGAAGACTACAAGGTCGGCGTGCAGTACGGTTTACCCGTCTTCTCCCTTGTAGACGACAAGGGCTTTATGGAGAGGGAGGCCGGGAAATACGCCGGGATCTACCACCGCGATGCTAACAAGCTCATAGTAGATGACCTCAGGAGTAAAGGCTTCCTCTTTCACGAGGGGAGGATAAAGCACAGGTACCCGGTTTGCTGGAGGTGTAAGACACCCCTCGTCCTCAGGGCTACCCGGCAGTGGTACATAAGGGTTACGCAACTGAAGGAGAGATTCCTAGAGGAGGCAGGCAACGTAGACTGGGTTCCCAAGTGGGCTGGGTATTCGAGGTTTAGGAACTGGCTCGAGGGGCTGCGGGACTGGATAATAAGTAGGCAGAGGTACTGGGGCACCCCGGCGCCCATATGGGTGTGTGGTAGCTGCGGTCACAGGGTGGTCGTTGGCTCTAAGGACGAACTGGAGCGTTTCGCCGGGAGGAAGCTCGAACTAAGAGATCTCCATAGACCGTGGGTGGACCAGGTTGTTTTGAAGTGCCCGAAGTGTGGAGGCGAAATGCGCAGGGTGCCCGACGTACTCGACGTGTGGCTCGACTCGGGGGTCGCGTTCTACGCGTCCCTTGGCTACCCGAAGAACGAGGAGAAGTTCAGAGAGCTCATGCCGGTAGACCTCATAATAGAGGGGCACGACCAGATCGCCGGGTGGTTCTTCTCCCTCCTGCGATGCGGGCTTATAGCTTTCGATAGGAGCCCCTACCTCCGGGTCCTAATGCACGGCTTCGCCCTGGACGAGCAGGGAAGGGAGATGCATAAATCGCTCGGGAACTACGTCGAGCCGCGGCAGGTCCTCGAGTACGAGTACGGGTCTAGGGATGTCTTCAGGTGGTTCGTGCTTAAGAACACTGTGTGGGAGGATCTGAGGTTCTCTTGGAGGGGGCTCGAGGAAACATACTCGGACCTCAACATACTCTGGAACGTGTACTACTTCGCGACCATGTACATGAGCCTGGACGGGTTCGACCCGGCCTTACACCGACTGGAGGACTACCTCGACCGCTTGAAGCCGGAGGACAGGTGGATACTGTCGAGGCTCGGGAAACTTGCGTCCACCGTTACGTCAAGCTTTAAGGAATTAAACGTCCACAAGGCTGCCCGGGACATCAGGAACTTCGTCGTGGAAGACTTGAGCCACTGGTACGTTAGGCTCGTTAGGCCCAGGGTGTGGCTCGAAGAAGACGTGGAGGAGAAGAAGCTGGCCTACGTGACTCTCTACCACGTACTCCTCAACCTGCTGGTGCTCGCATCACCCATACTGCCGTTCACGACCGAGAAGATATACCGCGACGCTTTCTACGGCGAGGGGCTCCCGGAGTCTATCCACATGTACTCCTGGCCCTCGGGTCTGGAGAGGTTCATCGACGAAAAGGTAGAGTCCGAGATGAGCGTTGCCAGGGAGATCGTCGAGGTAGCGCTCTCGCTGAGGATGAGGAAAGGGGTTAAGATAAGGCAACCTCTACCCGCGCTCTACGTGTTGACGGATTCGCCCGACGCTAAGAACGCGGTCGAAAAGCTGAGGCACATTATCTCCTCGCAGGTAAACGTCAAGGAGGTCAAGGTGCTGGAAAGCTCTAGGGTAAGGGACTACCGGAGGTACAAGCTTACTCCCGTGTACAGAGCCTTGGGGCCGGTCTTCAAGTCGGAGGCAGGCTTGGTCGCAGAGAAGATTTCATCGATGAGCGACCAGGCCTTCATCGAAGAACTGCTTCGCAACGGCTCCGCGGAGGTAGAGGTCAACGGGAAGAGGTACAGGGTTACCTCCGAGATGGTACAGGTAAGCGAGGAGTGGCTTGAGGGGTTCTTTGGTGACTCGTTCAGCCACGGGTTCGTGGTCCTGGATCTGAGGGCTAGCGAGAGGGAGCTTGCGGAGGGCTTTGCGCGGGACCTCCTCAGGAGAATCCAGTACATGAGAAAGGAGCTCTCCCTGCCCGTCAACGCCGAGATAGACGTATCGATATGGGTGCCTGCAGACATGAGAAAGTACGTCGAAGAGTACTCCGGCTTCCTGAAGAGCGAGGCGAGATGCAGGAACCTTGCACTGGCCGAAAGCGCGGAGGGGGTCGCCGGGGACTACAGGAGAGAGTGGGAGATAGGAGACTTCAAGGTAGTCATAGGCCTTAGAAGGGTTTAG
- a CDS encoding cytochrome c biogenesis CcdA family protein — MVDTLKLALLFVLGLQTAFTPCYLPVVPVFLAVISRQKAKRWLASLLFATGVVLSFVVYGILIGLGGGVVRYIFALLPQQLISTALGLILISIGVALLTPLREVFSYIPSATPSRKVSGYLGSFMFGFMFSLAAAPCAAAVMIAALSQALLGSFTDSLQPVLYMVVYGAGTGLPFLAIGALGGALRFRGGAGFLVRRAEEATGLLLVVTGSASILTIEHFEVVVFEVAKEMYPAVLSFLGLAGVYYSYVSFRAGAYLESPHPILIGAGLTLLSASLLASWTVPSAGNIATLVGLVGRALVLLGALSITLKGVLAGLIPVPPYLQAALDALLAVAFLASPRGDRNMRLASLFFLSLFLLDLPVNLPWDLSPFFVVFSVLSGLSIILSGLRTARVLSVLSLYERL, encoded by the coding sequence GTGGTTGACACATTAAAGCTTGCGCTACTCTTCGTACTGGGACTTCAAACAGCCTTCACCCCGTGCTACTTACCCGTGGTTCCCGTGTTTCTGGCGGTAATCAGCAGGCAAAAAGCCAAGAGGTGGCTTGCAAGCCTACTCTTCGCCACGGGTGTCGTGCTCAGCTTCGTCGTGTACGGCATTCTCATAGGGCTGGGAGGGGGTGTCGTGAGGTACATTTTTGCGCTTCTCCCACAACAACTGATCAGCACAGCCCTAGGACTGATCCTCATATCAATCGGAGTCGCCCTCCTCACACCGCTACGTGAAGTATTCTCGTACATACCCTCCGCTACGCCCTCAAGGAAGGTCTCAGGGTACCTCGGCTCCTTCATGTTCGGCTTCATGTTCAGCCTCGCAGCCGCCCCGTGCGCCGCCGCAGTCATGATAGCCGCCCTCTCCCAGGCCCTGCTAGGCTCCTTTACCGACAGCCTCCAACCAGTACTCTACATGGTGGTCTACGGAGCCGGTACCGGGCTACCTTTCCTGGCAATAGGAGCGCTGGGGGGAGCTCTACGGTTCAGAGGGGGCGCCGGCTTCCTGGTAAGGCGCGCCGAGGAAGCCACAGGGCTGTTGCTGGTAGTCACGGGAAGCGCCTCGATACTCACCATCGAGCATTTTGAGGTGGTAGTCTTCGAGGTTGCCAAGGAAATGTACCCCGCTGTGCTCTCGTTCCTAGGGCTCGCCGGGGTATACTACTCGTACGTTTCGTTCAGAGCTGGAGCTTACCTAGAGTCGCCCCACCCGATACTTATCGGAGCAGGGCTCACGCTTCTCTCCGCGTCGCTACTAGCGTCCTGGACCGTGCCGTCCGCCGGCAACATCGCAACCCTTGTAGGCCTCGTCGGGAGAGCCCTTGTCCTGCTAGGAGCCCTGTCTATAACCCTTAAGGGCGTCCTCGCCGGGCTCATCCCGGTGCCCCCCTACCTTCAGGCCGCACTAGACGCCCTGCTGGCTGTAGCCTTCCTGGCATCGCCTAGAGGTGACAGGAACATGAGGCTGGCATCCCTTTTCTTCCTCTCGCTGTTCCTCCTGGACCTACCGGTAAACCTCCCCTGGGATCTCTCCCCATTCTTCGTAGTCTTCTCGGTACTCAGCGGTTTATCGATTATACTGTCCGGTTTGAGGACGGCGAGAGTCCTCAGTGTGTTAAGCCTTTACGAGAGGCTCTAG
- a CDS encoding glycoside hydrolase family 57 protein produces MKHVVFMFEVHQPYRLSRNIRGTLSELTARKGKITAEDLERVYFDDELNRRIFERVSKRCYLPANNVIRDMVEFFKDSGKPFKVSYSLSGVLLEQAEKWYPEVIESFRSLAKTGMVEFLDQTYYHSLAFLFAEEELLEQVREHREALRKHLGVEPTAVENTEFTYNNYLACLFDKLGYKVILTEGVERVLGWRSPNYLYKAKGCNIRVLMRNYRLSDDIGFRFGARWWSEYPLTADKYSAWLSATPGEVILVAIDYETFGEHFPAETGIFEFLRWLPGEILKWGNLVTSTPSEVAERLTPRDEVDVPVESTISWADLERDLSAWIGNFMQNNAFTRMKDLWLQIKAVRDRGLERLWKLLSISDHYYYMSTKGGGPGDVHSYFSPYGSPFEAYMFFSEALGDLETRTLLRLESDETARLRYAWMKDVPREKVFAFYRAPGQPLGRYAWNMFSFINALREVPLESVLFHQERGDFASWVEYIVGDHELAERLRRVGTGGSEEVRSRILEVIERRRAEIFG; encoded by the coding sequence TTGAAGCACGTAGTATTCATGTTCGAGGTTCACCAGCCCTACAGGCTCAGCAGGAACATCCGAGGCACCCTCTCAGAGCTTACGGCGAGGAAAGGGAAGATAACCGCCGAGGACCTGGAAAGGGTTTACTTCGACGACGAGCTTAACAGAAGGATATTCGAGAGAGTCTCCAAGAGGTGCTACTTACCGGCGAACAACGTCATAAGAGATATGGTGGAGTTCTTCAAGGACTCGGGTAAACCGTTCAAGGTGTCATACAGCCTATCGGGAGTACTGTTGGAACAGGCGGAGAAATGGTACCCGGAGGTTATAGAGAGCTTTAGGTCCCTCGCTAAGACTGGCATGGTCGAGTTCCTCGATCAAACGTACTACCACAGCCTGGCCTTTCTCTTCGCTGAGGAGGAGCTTCTGGAGCAGGTAAGGGAGCATAGGGAGGCTTTGCGGAAACACTTGGGCGTCGAGCCCACCGCTGTGGAGAACACCGAGTTCACGTACAACAACTACCTCGCGTGCCTCTTCGACAAGCTGGGCTACAAGGTAATCCTAACCGAGGGTGTTGAGAGGGTTCTCGGGTGGAGGAGCCCCAACTACCTCTACAAGGCTAAAGGGTGCAACATACGCGTGCTGATGAGGAACTACCGCCTCTCCGACGACATAGGTTTCCGCTTCGGGGCTCGATGGTGGAGCGAGTACCCCCTCACGGCGGACAAGTACTCGGCGTGGCTCTCCGCGACCCCGGGCGAGGTCATCCTGGTAGCCATCGACTACGAAACCTTCGGCGAGCACTTCCCGGCGGAGACGGGGATCTTCGAGTTCCTCAGGTGGCTTCCAGGAGAGATTCTAAAGTGGGGGAACCTCGTGACGTCCACGCCGAGCGAGGTTGCCGAGAGGCTAACCCCCAGGGACGAGGTGGACGTACCGGTGGAGTCGACTATCTCCTGGGCGGATCTTGAGAGGGACCTCTCAGCGTGGATCGGGAACTTCATGCAGAACAACGCTTTTACGAGGATGAAGGACCTTTGGTTGCAAATAAAGGCTGTCCGGGACCGCGGACTCGAGAGGCTGTGGAAACTGCTGTCGATAAGCGATCACTACTACTACATGTCCACCAAGGGTGGAGGACCCGGGGACGTGCATTCCTACTTCAGCCCCTACGGGAGCCCCTTTGAAGCCTACATGTTCTTCTCGGAGGCTCTCGGGGACCTCGAGACCAGGACCCTACTGAGGCTTGAGAGCGACGAGACCGCGCGGTTAAGGTATGCCTGGATGAAGGATGTCCCACGCGAGAAAGTCTTCGCTTTCTACAGGGCGCCGGGGCAGCCGCTGGGCAGGTACGCTTGGAACATGTTCTCGTTTATAAACGCCCTCAGAGAGGTCCCGCTGGAGAGCGTCCTGTTCCACCAGGAGAGAGGCGACTTTGCGAGCTGGGTCGAGTACATAGTGGGGGACCACGAACTCGCGGAAAGACTTAGGCGCGTCGGGACGGGAGGATCGGAGGAGGTTCGCTCCAGGATCTTAGAGGTAATCGAGCGGAGAAGGGCTGAGATCTTTGGCTGA
- the ppa gene encoding inorganic diphosphatase, with protein sequence MGIDIPPGKNPPEDIYVVIEIPMGSNVKYEIDKESGMVFVDRVLFTSMVFPFNYGFIPGTLEEDGDPVDVVLLSHDPFVPGSVVRARPVALLEMEDENGPDSKVVAVPHEKIDNRFSGVKDVDDIDDAVKDRIKHFFEHYKELEKGKWVKVKEWKGRFAAEESIRRAVERFKSKSHA encoded by the coding sequence TTGGGCATAGACATCCCCCCAGGTAAGAACCCTCCGGAAGACATCTACGTTGTCATCGAAATCCCCATGGGTAGCAACGTGAAGTACGAGATTGATAAAGAGTCGGGGATGGTATTCGTGGACAGAGTTCTCTTTACGAGCATGGTCTTCCCGTTCAACTACGGCTTTATCCCCGGGACCCTCGAGGAAGACGGAGACCCTGTGGACGTAGTCCTGCTAAGCCACGACCCATTCGTACCGGGTAGCGTCGTCAGGGCGAGGCCCGTAGCCCTGCTGGAAATGGAGGACGAGAACGGCCCCGACAGCAAGGTTGTCGCAGTGCCCCACGAGAAGATAGACAACAGGTTCTCCGGGGTCAAGGACGTCGACGACATAGACGACGCGGTGAAGGACAGGATAAAGCACTTCTTCGAGCACTACAAGGAGCTCGAGAAAGGTAAATGGGTCAAAGTCAAGGAGTGGAAGGGTAGGTTCGCCGCCGAAGAGTCTATCAGGAGGGCTGTCGAGAGGTTCAAGTCTAAGTCGCACGCGTAA
- a CDS encoding purine-nucleoside phosphorylase: MFRHPLSKKVYHIKASPEQVSPKILVCGDPGRVEAASSLLDGATVVNRHRGYLVVTGEYRGERVTLATHGIGAPSAAIVFEELAMLGAKVMIRAGTCGGLTPIAESGKIALIEAAAYENSGTLYQYFGGVSMPAYATPEVVLTLESVLREKGLSFVRGIALSHDAFHKVEENARRWASLGVDFLEMESATLFALGRLRGVKVGAMALVVDNLLSGSELVEGREELELKMVEAGLEALRRMKV, translated from the coding sequence ATGTTCAGGCACCCGCTTTCGAAAAAAGTGTACCACATAAAGGCGTCTCCCGAGCAGGTATCCCCGAAGATCCTCGTATGCGGGGACCCCGGACGCGTAGAAGCAGCATCCTCGTTACTAGACGGTGCAACAGTTGTTAATAGGCATAGAGGCTACCTCGTCGTAACCGGGGAGTACAGAGGCGAGAGAGTCACTCTGGCTACCCACGGGATCGGCGCACCGTCGGCCGCCATCGTATTTGAGGAGCTTGCCATGCTGGGAGCTAAAGTCATGATCCGGGCAGGGACGTGCGGCGGTCTCACACCCATCGCCGAATCCGGGAAGATAGCTTTGATCGAGGCGGCGGCCTACGAGAATAGCGGCACGCTCTATCAGTACTTCGGAGGGGTGTCCATGCCGGCTTATGCAACGCCGGAGGTAGTCTTAACGCTGGAGAGCGTCCTGAGGGAGAAGGGGCTGAGCTTCGTTAGGGGAATCGCTCTTTCGCACGATGCTTTCCACAAGGTTGAAGAGAACGCCCGGAGATGGGCCAGCTTGGGGGTGGACTTCCTGGAGATGGAGTCAGCCACGCTGTTCGCTCTGGGCAGGCTGAGGGGGGTGAAGGTTGGAGCCATGGCTCTCGTCGTGGACAACCTGCTCAGTGGTAGCGAGCTCGTAGAGGGGAGGGAGGAGTTAGAGTTGAAAATGGTCGAGGCGGGGCTAGAGGCTCTCAGAAGGATGAAGGTATGA
- a CDS encoding metallophosphoesterase family protein: MRVSCEKALFASDTHCRRGRKCRALEILASIAEREGAECLFVAGDLFDNFHFKASRRLLIEEFSKIIDVERLPAVFAASLSSSSHDPLLDSPLEEIIDGKRLLFSNGAVEVQVGGRQFIVIHGDRLVGSGVLAFLLNFVAERLGRKLYLEEAHRRVLGLGDEWLVMGHTHIPGIDREKRLVNLGSWKTSWKGGLPYWRKAKPTVLLVDDNGLRLEEVSIT, from the coding sequence ATGCGCGTTAGTTGCGAGAAGGCTCTGTTCGCATCCGATACGCACTGCAGGAGGGGGAGAAAGTGCCGAGCACTAGAGATCCTGGCTTCTATCGCTGAGAGGGAGGGAGCAGAGTGCTTATTTGTGGCTGGCGACCTCTTCGATAATTTTCACTTTAAAGCTTCTAGGCGCCTTTTAATAGAAGAGTTCTCGAAGATCATCGACGTTGAACGCTTGCCGGCAGTCTTTGCCGCTTCCCTCAGCAGTAGCTCACACGACCCGCTACTAGACTCTCCCTTAGAGGAAATAATTGATGGCAAAAGGTTGCTCTTCTCGAACGGAGCCGTAGAGGTGCAAGTAGGAGGTCGCCAGTTTATTGTCATTCACGGAGATAGACTCGTGGGGAGCGGTGTCCTTGCCTTTCTGCTGAACTTTGTAGCAGAAAGGCTCGGGAGGAAACTCTACCTGGAGGAAGCTCACCGCCGTGTGCTGGGGTTAGGCGATGAATGGCTTGTAATGGGGCACACCCATATACCCGGCATCGACCGCGAAAAAAGGCTCGTCAACCTCGGCTCGTGGAAGACGAGCTGGAAGGGAGGGCTCCCGTACTGGCGCAAAGCTAAGCCCACTGTGTTGCTCGTCGACGATAACGGTTTAAGGCTTGAAGAGGTTAGCATTACGTGA
- a CDS encoding DUF72 domain-containing protein, whose amino-acid sequence MELYVGSSGWVYDWNPDGLAWYASQSGFNAVELNMSFYSFPKRTTVEKWAEESEGLRWSIKVHRSITHVRRLNEKSHATWSKFRELFEPIEDRIDFYLFQLPPSMAFTPEAASRVAAYASLAEKIAVEPRHKSWFRKEVYEFFEEKGVFFVTPDSPLFEGLPPDGVVCIRGVVYVRMHGRLAWYNYGYLDEELREVAEKIISANPQRAYVFFNNDHDMLGDGLRLKEILLERGVSFPKPF is encoded by the coding sequence ATGGAGCTCTACGTGGGTAGCTCTGGCTGGGTCTACGACTGGAACCCCGACGGGCTCGCGTGGTATGCGTCGCAGAGCGGATTTAACGCTGTAGAACTCAACATGAGCTTCTACAGCTTCCCGAAGAGAACAACCGTTGAGAAGTGGGCTGAAGAGTCCGAAGGCCTTAGGTGGTCTATAAAGGTTCACAGAAGCATCACGCACGTAAGGCGTCTAAACGAGAAGTCCCACGCCACCTGGAGCAAGTTCAGGGAGTTGTTTGAGCCCATAGAAGACAGGATAGACTTCTACCTCTTCCAGTTGCCACCCAGCATGGCGTTCACTCCTGAGGCTGCGAGCAGGGTAGCGGCCTACGCTAGCCTAGCTGAGAAGATAGCCGTGGAGCCTAGGCATAAGTCGTGGTTCAGAAAGGAGGTCTACGAGTTCTTCGAGGAGAAGGGCGTGTTCTTCGTGACGCCCGATTCGCCCCTCTTTGAAGGGTTACCTCCGGACGGGGTTGTATGCATACGCGGAGTTGTCTACGTGAGGATGCATGGGAGGCTCGCATGGTACAACTACGGCTACTTGGACGAGGAGCTACGCGAGGTGGCGGAGAAGATAATCTCGGCCAACCCTCAGCGTGCCTACGTGTTTTTCAACAATGACCACGATATGCTGGGGGACGGTTTAAGGCTGAAAGAAATCCTTCTGGAGAGGGGTGTTTCCTTCCCTAAACCCTTCTAA